The following are from one region of the Pseudorasbora parva isolate DD20220531a chromosome 12, ASM2467924v1, whole genome shotgun sequence genome:
- the LOC137093435 gene encoding neurturin, whose protein sequence is MTGEVDQDKKDGKGWRSPEKCMGAPARCHLRNWKVMLLVFVCFLGLVDGHFLQKETEEPRPSKPRISSNHPERPRLEKDLDERQSRAPWAGLHDPSLAEEGEGHRIRWQRSSTNTSSLRKSPKNRKERRNRTRGRSNQDCRLERKEMKVRDLGLGYDSDEIVLFKYCVGTCMSARKNYDLALKVLTDNGSVPSRKVSTHPCCRPTRFETVSFMDAQTSWQTIKWLSAANCSCVG, encoded by the exons ATGACAGGAGAGGTTGATCAGGACAAAAAAG atGGCAAAGGTTGGAGAAGTCCAGAGAAATGCATGGGCGCACCTGCCCGATGTCACCTGAGAAACTGGAAG GTGATGCTGctggtgtttgtttgttttctgggTCTGGTTGATGGACATTTCCTGCAGAAGGAGACAGAAGAACCCCGTCCTAGCAAGCCGAGAATCTCTTCAAACCATCCAGAACGTCCAAGATTGGAGAAAGACCTAGATGAGAGGCAGAGCAGAGCACCATGGGCAGGACTGCATG ACCCGTCACTGGCCGAAGAAGGTGAGGGTCATCGAATCCGGTGGCAGCGCTCCTCTACCAACACCTCCAGTTTGAGGAAATCTCCTAAGAACCGCAAGGAACGTCGCAACCGTACGCGAGGCCGGAGCAACCAGGACTGTCGTTTGGAGAGGAAGGAGATGAAGGTGCGTGATCTCGGCCTCGGTTACGACTCGGACGAGATCGTGCTGTTTAAGTACTGTGTGGGGACGTGCATGAGCGCCCGTAAGAACTACGACCTGGCCCTGAAAGTGCTAACAGATAACGGCAGCGTTCCAAGCCGTAAAGTGAGCACTCACCCCTGCTGCAGACCGACGCGTTTCGAGACCGTCTCTTTCATGGATGCCCAGACGAGCTGGCAAACCATCAAATGGCTTTCAGCAGCTAACTGCAGCTGTGTGGGATGA